The following are encoded together in the Anopheles nili chromosome 3, idAnoNiliSN_F5_01, whole genome shotgun sequence genome:
- the LOC128727364 gene encoding activin receptor type-1, which yields MVLARLFIIFFLALNFCKGDLDGSQLLEEMDDTDIDIESVPGNRNLPLQNAILTHPRHAKSKTRMKRRRYKCYSCEPPDCADTAAHGHYCQNAIQCWKSRTRDPEGNENVQRGCTTEHEQLALYCSQNQQKISTGAPAVGPKKRHISGTRMYNIECCAGDYCNNGSFPELPPMKVSNSLPVADPFVLKMAGAILLPFGTVIIVAATAIYCMRRAHRKRMAASRTKYDPETYYTNDDVLRATSAGDSTLREYLQHSVTSGSGSGLPLLIQRTLAKQVSLCECIGRGRYGEVWRGIWHGESVAVKIFFSRDEDSWKRETEIYGTVLLRHENILGYVGSDMTSRNSCTQLWLITHYYPQGSLFDYLNRTAITTHQMITICLSIANGLVHLHTEIFGTEGKPAIAHRDLKTKNVLIRTNGTCVIADFGLAVMHSQTTNKIDIGNTARVGTKRYMAPEVLDESISMDCFDALRKADIYAIGLILWEVCRRTISCGIAEEYKVPFFDYVSSDPSFEEMRKVVCVDNNRPSVQNRWASDPFLTSMSKLMRECWHMNPNVRLPALRIKKTLLKLASSDEAIKIPSFDGEVMV from the exons ATGGTGTTGGCTCGGCTGtttataattttctttttagcaTTAAACTTTTGCAAAG GAGATCTTGATGGCAGCCAATTACTGGAAGAAATGGATGACACTGACATAGATATTGAATCTGTTCCCGGCAATCGCAATTTACCTTTGCAAAACGCGATTTTAACGCATCCTAG GCACGCAAAGTCAAAGACAAGGATGAAACGCCGAAG ATACAAATGCTATTCATGCGAGCCACCAGACTGCGCTGATACTGCTGCTCATGGGCACTACTGTCAGAATGCAATACAGTGCTGGAAATCACGGACCCGTGATCCGGAGGGCAACGAAAATGTTCAACGAGGTTGTACCACTGAACACGAACAATTGGCGCTTTATTGTAGCCAgaatcaacaaaaaatctccaccGGTGCTCCCGCCGTTGGCCCGAAAAAACGTCACATTTCCGGTACCAGAATGTACAATATAGAATGTTGCGCCGGAGATTATTGCAACAATGGATCCTTTCCAGAGTTACCGCCAATGAAGG TATCCAACTCTCTTCCAGTTGCAGATCCATTCGTACTTAAAATGGCTGGAGCCATTTTATTGCCGTTTGGCACTGTTATTATTGTCGCCGCTACAGCTATTTATTGTATGCGTAGGGCGCATCGAAAAAGGATGGCCGCTAGTCGTACAAAATATGATCCTGAGACATATTACACCAATGACGATGTCCTTCGGGCCACAAGCGCTGGAGATAGTACACTACGC GAATATCTACAACATTCAGTAACTTCTGGATCTGGAAGTGGGTTGCCCTTACTTATTCAACGAACGCTTGCCAAACAAGTGTCACTGTGCGAATGCATTGGTCGTGGTCGTTATGGTGAAGTATGGCGGGGTATTTGGCACGGCGAAAGTGTAGCAgtaaaaattttctttagtcGCGACGAAGATTCCTGGAAGCGTGAAACTGAAATTTATGG CACGGTCTTGTTGCGACATGAAAACATACTTGGATACGTTGGATCAGATATGACGTCTAGAAACTCTTGCACTCAGCTGTGGCTCATTACTCACTATTATCCACAAGGATCGctgtttgattatttaaacCGTACTGCCATTACGACGCATCAGATGATAACTATTTGCCTGTCCATCGCCAATGGCTTGGTACATCTACATACAGAGATATTTGGTACCGag gGAAAACCGGCCATCGCACACAGAGAtctgaaaacgaaaaatgtacTGATTCGCACGAACGGAACGTGCGTTATAGCGGATTTCGGTCTTGCAGTAATGCACAGCCAAACAACCAACAAAATTGATATCGGTAATACAGCACGTGTTGGTACAAAACGTTATATGGCACCTGAAGTTTTAGACGAAAG CATTAGTATGGATTGTTTTGACGCATTACGAAAGGCTGATATTTACGCTATTGGGCTCATCTTATGGGAAGTTTGTCGACGAACCATTTCTTGTGGAATTGCTGAGGAATACAAGGTGCCATTTTTTGACTATGTTTCTTCTGACCCCAGTTTTGAAGAAATGCGCAAAGTCGTGTGTGTAGACAACAATAGACCATCGGTTCAGAATCGATGGGCATCTGATCCG TTTCTCACAAGCATGTCGAAACTGATGCGCGAATGTTGGCATATGAATCCCAACGTTCGATTGCCCGCACtacgcataaaaaaaacccttctgAAGCTGGCTAGTTCCGATGAAGCTATTAAAATTCCAAGTTTCGATGGTGAAGTGATGGTATGA
- the LOC128726222 gene encoding mitochondrial intermediate peptidase, translating to MLKQINSRKMLLRIRTFSLAKFVSTWSPLTTAFNTRPEKRINFTKNEVGLFGIPELTSHEGFYVLKEKALLRTDNLIEEATSLNRTRKMVVIFDELSDTLCKVADLSEFIRLAHPAANYCTAAEDACITISGIVEKLNTHKKLYHSLRQVVDNGDGDNVFQETTDVDRHVAGLFLFDFEQSGIHLEEAARKRVVYLNDCILQLGQQFMAGAVHPRRIPRTILPEAILPIFASDGENVLVSGLYADSANDMAREAAYRLFLHPDERQEHLLAELLKSRYQLATVCGFSTYAHRALKASTAETPEMVGSFLDALNEQLQPRAAKDFAIMQQMKMAESGSGGGAPLAAWDTPYFTCSLKRKFLRAGASEFSPYFSLGACMEGLNLLMSSLFGITLNNTTMEPGESWHHDIYKLAVTHETEGLLGYIYCDFFERQGKPNQDCHFTIQGGKALPNGAGFQNPIVVVMLNLAQPRWSGPTLLTPSMVDNLFHEMGHAMHSMLARTEYQHVTGTRCSTDFAEVPSVLMEYFASDPRVLRSFAKHFQTQEPMPQDMLERLCASKHLFAASETQLQVFYSALDQAYHGEGGGVHQHTTDTLQAIQAKYYGLPYVPRTAWQLRFSHLVGYGAKYYSYLMSRAIASWIWDAYFQRDPFSRSQGEKYRRGCLAYGGGIPSRLLVSNFLGKDITPNNLTTSLINEIDSYSERLQCMDDLMQ from the exons atGCTCAAGCAAATTAATAGCCGCAAAATGCTGCTACGGATAAGAACATTCTCTTTAGCAAAATTCGTTAGCACTTGGTCTCCGCTCACCACTGCGTTCAATACTCGTCCCGAGAAGCGGATAAATTTCACTAAAAATGAAGTG GGACTTTTTGGGATACCCGAGCTAACGTCTCACGAAGGATTCTACGTACTGAAGGAAAAGGCTTTGCTTCGGACTGACAATCTTATCGAAGAAGCAACTTCACTAAATCGTACGAGGAAAATGGTAGTAATCTTTGACGAGCTTTCAGACACCTTGTGTAAAGTAGCAGACCTCTCGGAGTTTATTCGTTTGGCACACCCAGCTGCCAATTACTGTACTGCAGCTGAAGATGCTTGCATAACAATCAGTGGTATCGTAGAGAAATTAAATACACACAAGAAACTGTACCACTCTCTAAGGCAAGTTGTCGACAATGGTGATGGGGATAACGTGTTTCAAGAGACCACCGACGTTGACCGGCACGTTGCTGGGCTGtttctgtttgattttgaaCAAAGTGGCATTCACTTGGAAGAAGCCGCGCGAAAGCGAGTGGTCTATTTGAATGATTGTATTCTCCAGCTTGGGCAACAGTTTATGGCCGGAGCGGTACATCCTCGGCGCATTCCGCGTACCATCCTACCTGAAGCCATTTTGCCTAT CTTTGCATCTGATGGGGAAAACGTACTCGTATCTGGATTGTATGCAGATTCTGCTAACGATATGGCTCGTGAAGCGGCATATAGGCTTTTCTTGCATCCTGACGAGCGACAGGAGCATCTTCTTGCGGAATTGCTGAAATCTCGCTATCAACTCGCAACGGTTTGCGGATTTTCAACATATGCGCACCGTGCACTAAAAGCAAGCACTGCGGAAACACCCGAAATGGTGGGCTCATTTTTGGATGCCTTGAACGAACAGTTACAACCACGCGCGGCCAAAGATTTTGCCATTAtgcaacaaatgaaaatggcaGAATCTGGTTCCGGCGGTGGTGCTCCACTAGCTGCATGGGATACACCTTATTTCACCTGCTCCCTGAAGCGTAAATTTTTGCGAGCAGGCGCATCCGAGTTTTCACCTTACTTTAGTCTAGGAGCATGCATGGAAGGATTAAATCTGCTGATGAGCAGCTTGTTTGGAATCACGCTAAATAACACCACAATGGAGCCAGGAGAATCTTGGCACCATGACATTTACAAGTTAGCCGTTACACACGAGACCGAGGGCTTGCTGGGTTACATTTACTGTGATTTTTTCGAGCGTCAGGGAAAGCCGAACCAAGACTGCCATTTCACCATACAAGGTGGCAAAGCGTTACCAAATGGAGCGGGCTTTCAAAATCCCATCGTTGTCGTCATGCTAAATCTTGCACAACCGCGATGGTCTGGTCCAACTCTGTTAACACCATCGATGGTCGATAATCTGTTCCACGAGATGGGGCACGCTATGCATTCGATGTTAGCTAGGACCGAATATCAACATGTAACCGGCACCAGGTGCAGCACCGATTTTGCCGAAGTTCCTTCGGTACTGATGGAATATTTCGCCAGTGATCCGCGAGTGCTTCGGTCTTTTGCGAAGCATTTTCAAACACAAGAACCCATGCCTCAAGATATGTTGGAGCGACTTTGCGCATCAAAACATTTGTTTGCTGCTAGTGAAACACAATTGCAAGTATTTTACTCTGCTCTCGATCAAGCGTATCACGGCGAGGGCGGAGGAGTGCATCAGCACACTACCGACACGCTTCAGGCAATCCAGGCCAAGTACTATGGTCTGCCTTACGTCCCGCGTACTGCTTGGCAACTGCGTTTTTCTCACTTAGTTGGGTATGGGGCAAAGTATTACTCATATCTCATGTCGAGGGCGATTGCTTCGTGGATATGGGACGCGTATTTTCAGCGAGATCCATTCAGCCGATCCCAGGGGGAGAAGTATCGCCGTGGTTGTTTGGCCTACGGTGGTGGTATTCCCAGCCGGTTGCTGGTGTCAAATTTTTTGGGAAAGGATATAACTCCGAACAACTTAACTACGAGCCTCATTAACGAAATAGATTCGTACAGCGAGCGTTTGCAGTGCATGGACGATTTGATGCAATAG
- the LOC128723470 gene encoding cullin-4A, whose amino-acid sequence MHHSESDAKRANFSALSPINGAIVKTTAAGKPGDVKKIVIKNMKSYPSIPENFEQTTWNQLRSAVVAIQTATPIEHSLECLCQAVSHMCEDKMDSQLYVNLTALVEQHVKANIVPFLSESGDKLVYLKKMNDYWQAHCQQMIMIRSIFLYLDRIYVLANPTVHSIWEMGLELFRDHIALNSLVQARTVEGILILIEKERHGDTVDRSLLKSLLRMLSDLQIYRDAFEQKFLTATKHLYQAESQTKMEQLDVSDYLQHVDKRLTEEDERLEHYLDSCTRHQLVVTVERQLINEHVTGILQKGLDALLEENRLSDLTRLYRLFSRVKNGTTELCAHFNAYIKKKGRTIVIDPEKDKSMVQDLLDYKDKMDHIVNVCFERNERFANSLREAFEYFINQRSNKPAELIAKYVDMKLRAGNKEATEEELEQILDKIMVQFRFIHGKDVFEAFYKKDLAKRLLVGKSASVDAEKSMLSKLKQECGGGFTSKLEGMFKDMELSRDINLTFKQSMQNSEHKELQNIDLTVNILTMGFWPTYPVMEVTLPQELLQYQSIFNKFYLAKHSGRKLQWQPTLGHCVLKAQFDAGPKDLQVSLFQALVLLLFNYNVTIQFEEILSAINIETGELKRTLQSLACGKARVLTKIPKGREVENSDKFQFNNEFTNKLFRIKINQIQMKETTEEQKATEERVYQDRQYQIDAAIVRIMKMRKTLCHNLLITELYKQLTFPVKPADLKKRIESLIDRDYMERDKDNQNQYNYVA is encoded by the exons atatgaaat CATATCCATCTATACCGGAAAACTTTGAACAGACTACCTGGAACCAGTTACGCTCGGCCGTAGTTGCCATTCAGACTGCtacaccaattgagcattcGCTCGAGTGTCTCTGTCAAGCCGTTTCGCACATGTGCGAAGACAAGATGGACTCGCAGCTGTACGTTAATCTAACAGCGTTAGTCGAACAACACGTCAAGGCCAACATAGTCCCGTTTTTGTCGGAATCGGGCGACAAGCTAGTTTATCTCAAGAAAATGAACGACTACTGGCAGGCACACTGTCAGCAGATGATCATGATCCGCAGCATATTCCTATATCTTGATCGCATCTACGTATTGGCTAATCCTACTGTTCACTCTATATGGGAGATGGGACTAGAGCTCTTTCGGGACCATATTGCTCTCAACAGCTTAGTGCAAGCGCGTACCGTCGAAGGGATTCTCATCCTTATTGAAAAAGAACGACACGGCGACACCGTTGATCGGTCGTTACTCAAGAGCCTACTGCGTATGCTCTCGGATTTACAAATCTATCGTGATGCTTTCGAGCAAAAATTTTTAACAGCGACTAAACACCTCTACCAAGCGGAAAGTCAGACCAAAATGGAACAGTTGGACGTATCAGACTATCTGCAGCATGTGGACAAACGGCTCACGGAGGAAGACGAACGGTTGGAGCACTATCTCGATAGCTGCACGCGTCACCAGTTAGTTGTGACCGTCGAGCGGCAGCTGATCAACGAACACGTGACCGGAATACTGCAGAAGGGATTGGACGCATTGCTAGAAGAAAATCGTCTGAGCGATCTGACGAGGCTGTACCGGTTATTTAGTCGCGTGAAGAATGGCACCACCGAGCTATGCGCACACTTCAACGcgtatattaaaaaaaagggtcgcaCCATTGTAATTGATCCCGAAAAGGACAAGTCCATGGTGCAAGACCTGCTCGATTACAAGGATAAAATGGATCACATTGTCAATGTGTGTTTCGAGCGGAATGAAAGGTTTGCCAATTCGCTGCGTGAAGCTTTCGAGTACTTTATCAATCAGCGATCCAACAAACCTGCCGAGCTTATTGCGAAGTACGTCGACATGAAGCTCCGTGCTGGCAACAAGGAAGCAACGGAAGAAGAGTTGGAGCAAATTCTCGACAAAATTATGGTGCAGTTTCGGTTCATTCACGGCAAGGACGTGTTCGAAGCGTTCTATAAGAAAGATCTGGCCAAACGACTGCTGGTAGGTAAGTCGGCATCGGTGGACGCTGAAAAAAGTATGTTGTCAAAACTTAAGCAAGAATGTGGTGGCGGTTTTACATCGAAGCTGGAAGGCATGTTCAAGGATATGGAACTTAGTCGAGATATCAATTTAACATTCAAACAG AGCATGCAAAATTCTGAGCACAAAGAACTACAAAATATTGATCTTACCGTCAACATACTAACCATGGGCTTTTGGCCAACATACCCAGTGATGGAGGTGACACTTCCTCAAGAGTTATTGCAGTATCAGTCaatattcaataaattctACCTAGCGAAACACAGCGGACGTAAGTTGCAATGGCAACCAACACTGGGACATTGTGTGCTTAAAGCCCAATTTGATGCG GGTCCAAAAGATTTGCAAGTTTCACTGTTTCAAGCTCTGGTTCTATTGTTGTTCAATTACAACGTCACCATCCAGTTTGAAGAAATACTTTCAGCCATCAATATAGAG ACGGGAGAATTGAAGCGTACCTTACAATCACTGGCATGTGGGAAGGCGCGCGTACTTACAAAAATTCCTAAAGGCCGTGAAGTGGAAAACTcggacaaatttcaattcaacaaTGAGTTCACCAACAAGCTGTTTAggatcaaaataaatcaaattcaaatgaaGGAAACT ACTGAAGAACAAAAGGCAACCGAAGAACGCGTGTACCAAGATCGACAGTATCAAATTGACGCAGCTATAGTTCGAATaatgaaaatgagaaaaacacTCTGCCATAACCTTTTAATAACGGAATTGTACAAACAGCTCACCTTCCCAGTCAAG CCTGCCGACTTGAAGAAACGAATCGAATCATTGATAGACCGAGACTACATGGAGCGGGATAAGGATaatcaaaatcaatacaaCTATGTTGCCTAA